Proteins from a single region of Kluyveromyces lactis strain NRRL Y-1140 chromosome C complete sequence:
- the DPL1 gene encoding sphinganine-1-phosphate aldolase DPL1 (similar to uniprot|Q05567 Saccharomyces cerevisiae YDR294C DPL1 Dihydrosphingosine phosphate lyase regulates intracellular levels of sphingolipid long-chain base phosphates (LCBPs) degrades phosphorylated long chain bases prefers C16 dihydrosphingosine-l-phosphate as a substrate), translating into MGKMSFIEGLQKRFFLGYSYKYNTFELDPIILATSIKVAVLDYFRNTPWYWIIRDAVFYHLLFNVLSRIILYIRGYGLLTSISKLFHYASRRLFEVLLSLPMVRGSVDKEVSKVLATIEKDMIKNDANLKDFPELPRTGLSEADVLKELDKLNSVLKHSDWENGKVSGAVYHGGDDLIDLQSKAFKKFCVANQLHPDVFPGVRKMEAEVVSMVLNLFNAPPTGCGTTTSGGTESLLLACVSAKMLGLRYKGITEPEIIIPKTAHAGFDKAGYYFGIKIHHVDLDPVTFQADVKQMRKLINRNTVMLAGSAPNFPHGIIDDIVSIGKLGETYKIPVHVDCCLGSFIVAFMSKAGFNDVPLFDFRVPGVTSISCDTHKYGFAPKGSSVIMYRNPELRKQQYYVSTEWTGGLYGSPTLAGSRPGALVVGCWATMVHVGADGYINSCKDIVGKARELKEFIQKEIPELQILGDPLCSVISFTSNKIDIYELSDTLSKSGWHLSALQNPSSIHLALTKLSLKSVDELKHLLKSTVDKMKQSPDAKPSSDGTSALYGVAGSVKTVGVADRLIEGFLDSLYKLEPEHAT; encoded by the coding sequence ATGGGAAAGATGAGTTTCATTGAAGGATTGCAGAAGCGCTTTTTTTTAGGATATTCATACAAATACAACACGTTCGAACTTGATCCTATTATACTGGCAACTTCTATCAAGGTGGCAGTTTTAGATTATTTTCGGAATACGCCTTGGTATTGGATCATCAGAGACGCCGTCTTTTACCATCTGCTTTTTAACGTTTTGTCCCGGATTATTTTGTACATAAGGGGGTATGGGCTTCTGACATCAATTTCTAAATTATTCCATTATGCCAGTAGACGTTTATTTGAGGTTCTATTGAGCTTACCAATGGTAAGAGGTTCTGTCGATAAAGAGGTTTCTAAAGTCTTAGCCACAATAGAGAAAGATATGATAAAAAACGATGCGAATTTAAAGGATTTCCCTGAACTACCAAGAACAGGATTAAGTGAAGCTGATGTATTGAAAGAACTAGATAAACTCAATTCTGTTTTGAAGCATTCTGATTGGGAAAATGGTAAAGTATCTGGTGCAGTGTATCATGGTGGggatgatttgattgatttaCAATCCAAAGCGTTTAAAAAGTTTTGTGTGGCGAACCAGTTGCATCCAGATGTCTTTCCTGGTGTGCGTAAAATGGAAGCAGAGGTAGTGTCCATGGTTTTGAACTTATTTAATGCTCCACCGACTGGTTGTGGTACTACAACAAGTGGTGGTACGGAGTCGTTGTTATTGGCTTGTGTAAGCGCAAAAATGCTTGGATTGCGCTACAAGGGAATTACCGAACCCGAAATAATCATCCCGAAGACAGCACATGCAGGTTTTGACAAAGCGGGATATTACTTTGGCATAAAGATCCATCATGTTGATTTGGATCCTGTGACATTCCAAGCTGATGTTAAGCAGATGAGAAAACTTATCAATAGAAATACTGTTATGTTGGCTGGCTCTGCTCCAAACTTCCCTCACGGGATCATTGACGATATCGTTTCGATCGGTAAACTTGGTGAAACTTACAAAATTCCTGTTCATGTTGACTGTTGTTTGGGATCATTCATTGTTGCGTTCATGTCCAAGGCCGGATTTAACGATGTACCATTGTTTGACTTCAGAGTTCCCGGTGTCACCTCTATTTCATGTGATACACACAAATATGGCTTTGCACCAAAAGGCTCTAGCGTTATCATGTACCGCAACCCTGAATTGAGGAAACAACAGTATTATGTCAGTACCGAGTGGACAGGAGGTTTGTATGGATCGCCAACGCTTGCGGGAAGTAGACCGGGTGCCTTGGTTGTCGGTTGTTGGGCAACTATGGTACATGTGGGAGCAGATGGATACATTAATTCATGTAAAGACATCGTCGGAAAGGCTCGtgagttgaaagaattcattcaaaaggaaattcCAGAGCTTCAAATTTTAGGCGATCCATTATGTTCTGTGATATCATTCACGTCCaacaaaattgatatctACGAACTTTCAGACACATTGTCTAAGTCTGGATGGCACTTAAGTGCATTGCAGAACCCATCTTCTATCCATCTTGCACTCACAAAGCTATCCCTAAAATCggttgatgaattgaagcaCTTGTTGAAGAGCACCGTTGacaaaatgaaacaatCACCTGATGCCAAACCTTCTTCTGATGGTACGAGCGCTCTTTATGGTGTAGCAGGAAGTGTGAAAACCGTTGGTGTGGCTGACCGTTTGATTGAAGGTTTCTTAGATAGTTTGTACAAACTTGAGCCAGAACACGCTACTTAA
- the BRL1 gene encoding Brl1p (similar to uniprot|P38770 Saccharomyces cerevisiae YHR036W Protein required for cell viability), whose protein sequence is MEEFNALSLTSSCQDDTLEESDLLAMSNLSISERKPMPEELINKFLPYTPPCPSPLRATVSIPKSDHDDLMEIDEIYDIAGNEDKKIQGTQNGKMKDGVGEDLLVEDTEDTYLDSKGEQTGLIKTLLSPTSLGIALATRDLENKPEPSNDESANAATEIPVEPINSKLDSTVGSSSTSTSIHDLPSVSEEKLHSRYPDSQKPWQIQVQNHHYYYMVPDRTPQSNEFYHETSMPQTSEHLDRKELPLPWSSESNPASKASYAFTTYLQMALNIITVMIICSTITAFAKAVRTDIKSTWEHRKLELDFESANCKVEYLANHCNQDEVVPALLEQCNQWGKCMNRNNDIYFRARTSLGARLFGEIINSLIEPLGWKALIVILLTLAIWCFSSNFLLGFMRAKSYYGTPTPHTQLTHSSQPLQPLRPTESMNNITKGPHPNSMKQLEPPAAS, encoded by the coding sequence ATGGAGGAGTTCAATGCTCTTTCATTAACCTCTTCCTGCCAGGATGATACCCTGGAAGAGTCAGATTTGCTAGCAATGTCAAATTTATCGATATCCGAACGGAAACCTATGCCAGAAGAGCTAATAAACAAATTCCTTCCATACACGCCACCATGTCCATCTCCATTGAGAGCTACTGTTAGCATTCCTAAAAGTGATCATGATGATCTTATGGAAATAGATGAAATTTATGATATTGCTGGAAATGAAGACAAAAAGATACAAGGCACacaaaatggaaagatGAAGGATGGTGTTGGTGAGGACTTGCTTGTCGAAGACACAGAAGATACATATTTAGACTCTAAGGGTGAGCAGACAGGGTTGATCAAGACGTTACTTTCTCCCACCAGTCTTGGAATTGCTCTGGCAACCAGAGACTTGGAAAACAAACCGGAACCATCCAATGATGAATCAGCAAATGCTGCTACTGAAATACCAGTAGAACCCATAAATAGTAAACTAGACTCGACTGTCGgttcttcatcaacatcaaccAGTATACATGACCTGCCAAGCGTCAGTGAGGAGAAACTACACTCCCGATATCCAGATTCGCAAAAGCCATGGCAGATTCAAGTCCAAAATCATCACTATTACTACATGGTTCCCGACAGAACGCCACAAAGCAACGAGTTTTACCACGAAACTTCCATGCCACAAACCTCGGAACATTTAGATCGAAAGGAGCTACCACTGCCCTGGTCTTCGGAATCAAATCCTGCATCGAAAGCATCTTATGCCTTCACAACATATCTACAGATGGCATTGAACATAATAACGGTAATGATTATTTGTTCTACAATCACAGCATTTGCAAAAGCAGTTCGTACAGATATCAAGTCTACATGGGAACACAGAAAACTGGAACTCGATTTTGAGTCTGCTAACTGTAAAGTGGAGTATCTTGCCAACCATTGTAATCAAGACGAAGTTGTTCCAGCTTTGCTTGAACAGTGCAATCAATGGGGCAAGTGCATGAATCGTAACaatgatatttatttcaGAGCAAGGACTTCACTCGGAGCCAGATTGTTCGgtgaaatcatcaattctCTCATAGAACCCTTGGGTTGGAAAGCATTGATTGTAATCCTACTTACTCTAGCCATATGGTGTTTTTCCTCGAACTTCCTCTTGGGATTCATGCGTGCGAAAAGCTACTACGGTACACCAACACCACATACTCAGTTAACACATTCGTCACAACCATTGCAACCACTACGGCCCACAGAATCTATGAATAATATTACAAAAGGACCCCATCCCAACTCGATGAAACAGTTAGAGCCACCGGCTGCCAGCTAA